TGTACCTTCTGGGAATATAACCATTGAGTATCCTCTATTTAGCTCTTCAGCTGCTTCATTCATAGTCTTAATTGCTTCTCTTGGGTTTTCTCTATTTAAAAATTTACATCTTATTCTTTCCATCCACTTTCCTGCTATAGGCATTGTTTTAAGCTCCTGCTTAGCAATGAACCCTAAAGGTTTTTCAATTGATGCAAGAATAGTCATAATATCAAAATAGCTTTGATGGTTAGAAACAAAAAAACAATTTCCTTCTGGAAGATTTTCTTTTCCCTCTACAGTAATATCTACTCCGACAATTTTATTAAGTTGTTTTGCCCACTTATTTACTTCAGTATAGATATAATCTTCTATATCTTCACCATTTTTTAATCTCTTATCAACTCTAATACCTAAAAAATAAACTGATATCATTAAAAACGATAATCTAACATACTTTATTAATCTCATAATTATGTCCTTTCTTATTAAATTTATACTTGATTATACCTTTTTCTAACGTTTTTTTCAACATGACTAATTTATATATTATTTGTCTATAATTGCTACTATGAAGAAAGTTTACATTTTACTTTTGATTTTATTTCCATTTTTTATTAGTGATTCTGGAACTTTAGAACCAGAGCTATCAGTAACATTTTTCAATGTAGAATCTGCAGATTCAATACTTATAAAAGCGCCTGATACTACAATACTTATTGATGGAGGTGACGAAGATACAAAAAAATCTCTAGTATATTCTTTAAAAAAACGTGGAGTTAATTCAATAGATCACTTAATACTAACACATCCTCATAAAGATCATTTTGGAGGATTAGATGCTATAGTTACTAATTTTAAAATACACAATTTCTATACTTCTACAATTGACTCAGAAAACGAAGAATTTTTATCATTATTAGAACTTATTAAAAACA
Above is a genomic segment from Clostridium bornimense containing:
- a CDS encoding lysophospholipid acyltransferase family protein, with amino-acid sequence MRLIKYVRLSFLMISVYFLGIRVDKRLKNGEDIEDYIYTEVNKWAKQLNKIVGVDITVEGKENLPEGNCFFVSNHQSYFDIMTILASIEKPLGFIAKQELKTMPIAGKWMERIRCKFLNRENPREAIKTMNEAAEELNRGYSMVIFPEGTRSRGGEIAEFKKGSLKIATKAKDVPIVPLTIEGTYNALEKNGLNSAKVKLVIDKPIYIKDYSKEQLNELAKQCYDIIKSNHDKM